One genomic window of Gossypium hirsutum isolate 1008001.06 chromosome D11, Gossypium_hirsutum_v2.1, whole genome shotgun sequence includes the following:
- the LOC107913617 gene encoding pentatricopeptide repeat-containing protein At3g18970, with protein sequence MQSLSRFSFLPLLNLQNPISSHHIKQIHAQLITNGLKEPSFFAKLIENYCLLSSPQNTKYARLIFKLFHTQSLFLFNTLLRCSQPKDSIITFAYWVSKGLLVFDDFTYIFVLGACARSQSLSTLWLGRQVHVKAFKSGLMSNLLVKTTLIHFYANNKDILLARSVFDEMTERSSATWNAMIKGYTSQRERSKKCCREALVLFRDMLNDVSGQIPTDTTMVCVLSACSQLGEIYSGACVHGFIEKTIWVPESDVFIGTGLVDMYAKCGYIDSALSIFRLMSVKNVLTWTAMGTGLAVHGRGKEALELLDAMEDSGIKPNPVTFTSLFSACCHTGLVEEGLHLFHSMRSRFGLEPQIQHYGCIVDLLGRAGYLNEAYDFIIEMPIKPDAVLWRSLLSACTVHGDLAMAEKVGKILLRLEPSKNSLHMPITSEDYIALSNVYASTGRWRQVEMVRNKMKLKRVETKPGGSYIQTVCSSP encoded by the coding sequence ATGCAGTCTCtatcaaggttcagcttcttgcCTCTATTAAACCTCCAAAACCCAATTTCTTCACACCACATTAAACAAATCCATGCCCAGTTAATCACCAATGGCCTCAAAGAACCCTCCTTTTTTGCCAAACTAATTGAAAACTACTGCCTTTTATCCTCTCCACAAAATACCAAATATGCACGGTTGATATTCAAACTCTTTCACACTCAAAGTTTGTTCCTTTTCAACACTTTGTTAAGATGCAGCCAACCCAAGGACTCAATCATTACTTTTGCCTATTGGGTTTCAAAAGGACTcttagtttttgatgatttcacTTATATTTTTGTGCTTGGAGCTTGTGCTAGATCGCAATCATTGTCTACATTATGGTTAGGAAGACAAGTTCATGTAAAAGCTTTTAAATCCGGTCTTATGTCAAATCTTTTGGTGAAGACTACGTTGATTCATTTCTATGCAAATAATAAGGATATTTTGTTAGCAAGAAGTGTGTTTGATGAAATGACTGAGAGAAGCAGTGCTACTTGGAATGCCATGATTAAAGGCTATACTTCACAAAGGGAGAGATCTAAGAAATGTTGTAGGGAAGCTTTGGTGCTTTTTAGAGATATGTTAAATGATGTTTCTGGGCAGATTCCTACTGATACTACCATGGTTTGTGTTCTTTCAGCTTGTTCTCAATTGGGAGAGATTTACAGTGGGGCTTGTGTTCATGGTTTTATAGAGAAGACAATTTGGGTGCCTGAAAGTGATGTTTTTATTGGAACTGGTCTTGTTGACATGTATGCAAAATGTGGGTACATTGATAGTGCTTTAAGCATTTTTAGGCTAATGAGTGTGAAAAATGTTCTGACTTGGACTGCCATGGGAACTGGCTTAGCTGTTCATGGGAGAGGAAAAGAAGCATTGGAGCTTCTAGATGCAATGGAGGATTCAGGTATTAAACCTAATCCAGTGACTTTCACTAGCTTGTTTTCAGCTTGCTGTCATACAGGGCTTGTTGAAGAGGGACTTCACTTGTTTCACAGTATGAGGAGCAGGTTTGGTCTTGAGCCTCAGATACAACATTATGGTTGCATTGTTGATCTTCTAGGCAGGGCAGGATATCTAAATGAAGCCTATGATTTCATCATAGAGATGCCAATCAAACCTGATGCCGTATTATGGCGGAGCTTATTAAGTGCATGTACCGTTCATGGAGATCTTGCAATGGCTGAAAAAGTGGGGAAGATTTTGCTCCGGTTAGAGCCATCGAAGAATTCTTTACATATGCCTATTACAAGTGAAGATTATATAGCTTTATCAAATGTTTATGCTTCTACTGGAAGATGGCGACAAGTGGAGATGGTAAGAAACAAAATGAAGTTAAAGAGGGTAGAAACCAAACCTGGTGGTAGTTACATACAGACTGTCTGCAGTTCACCTTGA